In Leptodactylus fuscus isolate aLepFus1 chromosome 2, aLepFus1.hap2, whole genome shotgun sequence, one genomic interval encodes:
- the LOC142194215 gene encoding olfactory receptor 52E4-like: protein MPPMNDSHPLYFILLGIPGLEDVQRWISIPFCCMYILAFFGNIIILLIIRSEKSLHEPMFFFLSMLSMTDVILSSSTLPKMLGIFWFNLREIAFEACLTQMFFIHSFTAMESGFFVAMAFDRFVAICNPLRHSAILSNKTIVIVGVSVVFRGLVFFLPHPFIIKSLIFCQTNIILHTYCEFMAVMKLTCGDSTMTKSYSLTVASMMGVFDLLCIITSYTLILHTALHLPTKQAGLKALSTCTSHILVILVFYTTATFTFVTHRFGHNIPPQIHISIANIYLLVPPMMNPIIYGVRTKKIQQRIVHVFYHAGA from the coding sequence ATGCCTCCAATGAATGACTCCCACCCCCTCTACTTCATCTTACTTGGGATCCCAGGTCTAGAAGACGTCCAGCGTTGGATTTCCATCCCCTTCTGTTGTATGTACATACTCGCCTTCTTCGGGAATATCATCATCCTACTGATCATCAGGTCTGAGAAGAGTCTTCACGAGCCCATGTTCTTCTTTCTGTCCATGTTGTCCATGACTGATGTCATTCTGTCATCTTCCACCCTCCCTAAAATGTTGGGCATCTTCTGGTTCAATCTACGGGAGATCGCTTTTGAGGCTTGTTTGACCCAAATGTTCTTCATCCACTCCTTTACTGCCATGGAGTCCGGGTTTTTCGTGGCTATGGCATTTGACCGCTTTGTGGCCATTTGTAACCCCTTGAGGCACTCGGCTATTTTGAGTAATAAAACCATTGTAATAGTTGGGGTGTCTGTGGTGTTTCGGGGTCTGGTATTTTTCTTACCTCATCCATTTATTATAAAAAGCTTGATTTTCTGCCAGACCAATATCATCCTCCACACGTATTGTGAGTTCATGGCTGTCATGAAGCTGACGTGTGGAGACTCGACCATGACCAAGTCCTATAGTTTGACCGTGGCCTCTATGATGGGCGTCTTTGATTTACTCTGTATTATCACCTCCTACACCTTAATCCTCCATACTGCCCTCCACCTTCCCACCAAGCAGGCAGGTCTGAAGGCCCTCAGCACTTGCACCTCTCATATTTTAGTCATCTTGGTTTTCTATACCACGGCCACATTCACGTTTGTCACCCACCGCTTTGGCCACAACATTCCTCCACAGATCCACATCAGTATTGCCAATATTTACCTTCTGGTTCCACCGATGATGAACCCGATTATTTATGGAGTGAGGACGAAGAAGATTCAGCAGAGGATTGTCCATGTCTTTTACCATGCGGGAGCCTGA
- the LOC142193993 gene encoding olfactory receptor 52E2-like: MLPMNDSHPLYFILLGIPGLEDVQRWISIPFCCMYILAFFGNIIILLIIRSEKSLHEPMFFFLSMLSMTDVILSSSTLPKMLGIFWFNLREIAFEACLTQMFFIHSFTAMESGFFVAMAFDRFVAICNPLRHSAILSNKTIVIVGVSVVFRGLVFFLPHPIVVKSLIFCQTNIIPHTYCEFMAVMKLTCGDSTMTKSYSATVASMMGVFDLLCIITSYTLILHTALHLPTKQAGLKALSTCTSHILVILVFFITATFTFVTHRIGHNIRPQIHISIANIYLLVPPMMNPIIYGVRTKKIRQRIVHVFYSITL; the protein is encoded by the coding sequence ATGCTTCCAATGAATGACTCCCATCCCCTCTACTTCATCTTACTTGGGATCCCAGGTCTAGAAGACGTCCAGCGTTGGATTTCCATCCCCTTCTGTTGTATGTACATACTCGCCTTCTTCGGGAATATCATCATCCTACTGATCATCAGGTCTGAGAAGAGTCTTCACGAGCCCATGTTCTTCTTTCTGTCCATGTTGTCCATGACTGATGTCATTCTGTCATCTTCCACCCTCCCTAAAATGTTGGGCATCTTCTGGTTCAATCTACGGGAGATCGCTTTTGAGGCTTGTTTGACCCAAATGTTCTTCATCCACTCCTTTACTGCCATGGAGTCCGGGTTTTTCGTGGCTATGGCATTTGACCGCTTTGTGGCCATTTGTAACCCCTTGAGGCACTCGGCTATTTTGAGTAATAAAACCATTGTAATAGTTGGGGTGTCTGTGGTGTTTCGGGGTCTGGTATTTTTCTTACCTCATCCAATCGTAGTAAAAAGCTTGATTTTCTGCCAGACCAATATCATCCCCCACACGTATTGTGAGTTCATGGCTGTCATGAAGCTGACGTGTGGAGACTCGACCATGACCAAGTCCTATAGTGCAACCGTGGCCTCTATGATGGGCGTCTTTGATTTACTCTGTATTATCACCTCCTACACCTTAATCCTCCATACTGCCCTCCACCTTCCCACCAAGCAGGCAGGTCTGAAGGCCCTCAGCACTTGCACCTCACATATTTTAGTCATCTTGGTTTTCTTTATCACGGCCACATTCACGTTTGTCACCCACCGAATTGGCCACAACATTCGGCCACAGATCCACATCAGTATTGCCAATATTTACCTTCTGGTTCCACCGATGATGAACCCGATTATTTACGGAGTGAGGACGAAGAAGATTCGGCAGAGGATTGTCCATGTCTTTTATTCCATTACTCTTTGA